The nucleotide window ATAACCGCTTCAGGGGTTAACACATAGATTAAACTGGTTAATCCGATGCCTAAAATTTGCCCATATTGTCGCCAAAAAGCCAAGGCCGTCGGATCACCTTCTTGTGCCAATTTTCCTAATTCTATCGGTTCTTTGCCGGTTTGTCGTCGAATTCCTCCAATTGAGGCATATTGTTCTAATGATCCTTGATTTCCACTGTTACAGGGGAATCCGTCAGGGTTTAAGGTAATTAATCCTAATTCTCCGGCTGCCCCATTATGACCGGTAAATAATTTACCATCCAGAATAATTGCCCCACCGACTCCTGTTCCTAACGTTAATAAAATTAAATTTTTAAAGTTTCTGCCAGCGCCTAACCACGCTTCTCCTAAACCGGCACAATTGGCATCATTAGCGATAATAGTCGGTAAGTTCGTCTCTTTTTCTAACCAGTCAGCTAGGGGAACATCTAACCAACCGGATAGATTAATGGCGACTTTAGCAATTCTACCCCCCGCATCAGCCGGGCCGGGCGTTCCTAACCCGATCGCCAAACAATTATGATCTTGATTGAGTTGTTTGACGACTGTCACGATACTTTCTAATACTGCTTGAGGGGTAGCGGGTTGGGGAGTTGGAATGGTGATGGTTTCTAAACAAATTCCATCACTGAGGAATTTACCCAGTTTAATCGCAGTTCCCCCTAAATCTATGCCGATAACGGTTTGATTAGTCATTCAATAAATATTGATGCTTCATTGTTAATTGTTTATTTTTTATGATCAATTATCCATTATCAATTATCCATTATCAATTATTTTTTGATATTCTTCCTCAGTATAT belongs to Gloeothece citriformis PCC 7424 and includes:
- a CDS encoding ROK family protein, which produces MTNQTVIGIDLGGTAIKLGKFLSDGICLETITIPTPQPATPQAVLESIVTVVKQLNQDHNCLAIGLGTPGPADAGGRIAKVAINLSGWLDVPLADWLEKETNLPTIIANDANCAGLGEAWLGAGRNFKNLILLTLGTGVGGAIILDGKLFTGHNGAAGELGLITLNPDGFPCNSGNQGSLEQYASIGGIRRQTGKEPIELGKLAQEGDPTALAFWRQYGQILGIGLTSLIYVLTPEAVIIGGGISASAKFFFPAMQEEIERRVLPICREGLQLFSAELGNNAGMIGAAKLAWQNLVMR